Proteins encoded together in one Pseudoroseomonas cervicalis window:
- a CDS encoding sulfite exporter TauE/SafE family protein gives MLANCLHDLAALGPGGLATLMGGLFLAGLAGGATHCAAMCAPFVLAQAAAGAERSAGGPFLTRLAGAALLPYHTGRVLGYAALGGLAGGAAGLVEGALGWPRLLLAGLLLLAALLMLGQAAARFGALLPARWQPAHWRPRPGPARRPLLPARWLGALLAAPQGWRGLGLGLLLSALPCGLLYGALAGAAASGSVLAGALAMAAFCLGTVPALVGVALLGRFFGRRAGPQLRLAGAALFALNAVLLGALAWRLLAPTA, from the coding sequence ATGCTCGCCAATTGCCTGCACGATCTCGCCGCCCTCGGCCCTGGCGGCCTCGCCACGCTGATGGGCGGGCTGTTCCTGGCCGGGCTGGCGGGGGGCGCCACGCATTGCGCCGCCATGTGCGCGCCCTTCGTGCTGGCCCAGGCCGCGGCCGGGGCCGAGCGCAGCGCCGGCGGGCCCTTCCTCACCCGCCTCGCCGGCGCGGCGCTGCTGCCCTACCACACCGGGCGGGTGCTGGGTTACGCGGCGCTCGGGGGCCTGGCCGGCGGCGCCGCCGGGCTGGTGGAGGGCGCGCTGGGCTGGCCGCGCCTGCTGCTGGCCGGGCTGCTGCTGCTGGCGGCGCTGCTGATGCTGGGCCAGGCGGCGGCGCGCTTCGGCGCCCTGCTGCCGGCGCGCTGGCAGCCCGCCCATTGGCGGCCCCGGCCCGGCCCGGCGCGGCGGCCGCTGCTGCCGGCGCGCTGGCTGGGCGCGCTGCTGGCCGCGCCCCAGGGCTGGCGCGGCCTGGGCCTCGGGCTGCTGCTCTCCGCCCTGCCCTGCGGCCTGCTCTATGGCGCGCTGGCCGGCGCCGCCGCCTCGGGCAGCGTGCTGGCGGGGGCGCTCGCCATGGCCGCCTTCTGCCTCGGCACCGTGCCGGCGCTGGTCGGCGTCGCGCTGCTCGGCCGCTTCTTCGGCCGCCGCGCCGGGCCGCAGCTGCGGCTGGCCGGCGCCGCCCTCTTCGCGCTGAACGCCGTCCTGCTCGGCGCCCTGGCCTGGCGGCTGCTCGCCCCCACCGCTTAG